One Brassica oleracea var. oleracea cultivar TO1000 chromosome C7, BOL, whole genome shotgun sequence genomic window carries:
- the LOC106306292 gene encoding uncharacterized protein LOC106306292 isoform X2 has product MILSLTPVVASSSLRPYSVFHPLSSSTTCRRLRSIPFPSLRCSCLSSKPTPHVLSLVLLQLLELSLTLFLLRTTAKPQFKSFNFLKGTNNNVSTQGRNWVVGSALGFGTLVAFIFLTSLVAHQLFPSQDVHNSELDKIIESGEVSRIGCFVLYCVVAPILEEIVYRRFLLSSLASRMELRKALVISSGVFAASHFSGEDFVQLFGIGCVLGGCYSWSGNLASSVVVHSLYNALTLLLALPS; this is encoded by the exons ATGATTCTATCCCTCACGCCGGTGGTGGCTAGTTCTTCCCTCCGACCATATTCAGTGTTTCACCCTCTCTCCTCCTCTACCACTTGTCGTCGGTTGCGATCCATCCCTTTCCCATCTCTCAGATGCTCTTGTCTCAGTAGCAAACCCACTCCCCAT GTGCTATCACTTGTGCTTCTCCAGTTGCTCGAACTTTCACTCACCCTCTTCCTTCTGAGGACCACCGCCAAGCCTCAATTCAAATCATTCAACTTTCTTAAGGGTACTAACAACAATGTCTCAACCCAAGGGAGAAACTGGGTGGTTGGTTCAGCTTTGGGTTTTGGAACTCTTGTTGCTTTTATCTTCCTCACTTCACTTGTAGCTCATCAACTCTTTCCTTCTCAG GATGTGCACAACTCTGAATTGGATAAGATTATTGAAAGCGGGGAGGTGTCGAGAATTGGGTGTTTTGTTCTCTACTGCGTCGTAGCTCCCATACTTGAGGAGATTGTGTACAGACGATTTCTACTGAGCTCCTTAGCGTCCAGAATGGAATTGAGGAAGGCCCTTGTGATCAGCTCAGGAGTATTTGCAGCATCTCACTTCTCTGGGGAGGATTTTGTGCAGCTGTTTGGGATAGGGTGCGTTCTCGGGGGATGTTACAGCTGGTCAGGGAACTTGGCCTCGTCCGTGGTCGTCCACTCCTTGTACAATGCCTTGACACTCCTCCTTGCGCTGCCTTCTTAG
- the LOC106301576 gene encoding clathrin light chain 1: MHSELIPREADKKPSVTVIQGPKPGKPTDLGRMRQIFLKLKTNPPPHMMPPPPPLAKDGKPAAETKGAEEKPASAETAKPEVAAVASGEGEKPVAEAEGAKADVHVNHFDSTSYICKT; the protein is encoded by the exons ATGCATTCAG AGCTTATCCCGCGTGAGGCTGACAAGAAGCCTTCTGTGACTGTTATCCAGGGTCCTAAACCTGGGAAGCCCACCGATCTTGGGAGAATGAGGCAGATTTTCCTCAAGCTCAAGACAAATCCACCACCCCACATGATGCCTCCTCCTCCGCCCCTAGCCAAAGATGGAAAACCTGCAGCGGAAACAAAAGGGGCAGAAGAAAAACCTGCAAGTGCTGAAACAGCGAAACCAGAGGTTGCTGCAGTTGCCTCGGGAGAGGGGGAGAAACCTGTGGCTGAGGCTGAGGGAGCCAAGGCAGACGTTCACGTTAATCATTTTGATTCCACGTCTTATATTTGCAAGACTTGA
- the LOC106301574 gene encoding lanC-like protein GCL2 isoform X3, whose amino-acid sequence MHVLMDVQLKPDVAEDVRGTLKYIINNRFPNGNYPASEEDRRRDFLVHWCHGAPGTLVKAAEVFGEREFLEAGEAAAEVVWNRGLLKQVGICHGISGNAYVSLSLYRATGRNEYLHQAKAFASFLLDRGHKLLSKGEMHGGDSPYSLFEGVGGMSYLFLDMVDPSQARFPGYEL is encoded by the exons ATGCATGTCTTGATGGATGTTCAGCTGAAGCCAGACGTGGCAGAGGATGTGCGGGGAACCCTTAAGTATATCATCAACAATCGGTTTCCAAATGGAAACTACCCTGCTAGTGAAGAGGATAGGAGAAGAGATTTTCTTGTGCATTGGTGTCATGGAGCTCCCGGGACGCTTGTGAAGGCAGCTGAG GTTTTTGGGGAGAGAGAGTTTCTGGAGGCTGGTGAAGCTGCAGCAGAGGTGGTTTGGAACCGTGGATTGCTCAAGCAGGTGGGGATCTGTCATGGGATCAGTGGCAATGCATATGTTTCTCTCTCCCTTTACAGAGCTACTGGACGGAACGAGTATCTGCACCAGGCAAAAGCCTTCGCCAGCTTTCTGCTTGACAGAGGCCACAAGCTACTCTCAAAAGGAGAAATGCACGGAGGTGATAGTCCTTATTCCTTGTTTGAAGGCGTTGGAGGGATGTCCTATCTCTTCCTTGACATGGTCGACCCGTCGCAGGCCAGGTTCCCAGGTTACGAGCTTTGA
- the LOC106304046 gene encoding expansin-B1, protein MQLLPTLCFLFLQLLPRGDASTSHSNRHRSAPHWLPATATWYGSPEGDGSSGGACGYGSLVDVKPFKARVGAVSPLLFKSGEGCGACYKVRCLDKTICSKRAVTIIVTDQSPSGPSARAKHTHFDLSGAAFGHLAIPGHSGIIRNRGLISLLYRRTACKYREKNIAFHVNAGSTAYWLSLLIEYEDGEGDIGSMHIRQAGSKEWIAMKHIWGANWCIVGGPLKGPLSVKLTTLSNNKTLSAADVIPKKWVPKATYTSRLNFSPVL, encoded by the exons ATGCAGCTCCTACCGACACTCTGCTTCTTGTTCTTGCAGCTGCTGCCGAGAGGAGACGCATCCACCTCTCACTCTAATCGCCACAGATCAGCCCCACATTGGCTCCCCGCCACGGCCACCTGGTACGGAAGTCCTGAGGGCGATGGCAGCAGCG GAGGAGCATGCGGGTATGGGTCGCTGGTGGACGTGAAGCCGTTCAAGGCTCGCGTTGGAGCAGTGAGTCCGTTGCTGTTCAAGAGCGGCGAAGGCTGCGGTGCTTGCTACAAGGTCAGGTGTCTGGACAAGACCATCTGCTCAAAGAGAGCAGTCACAATAATTGTCACAGACCAGTCACCGTCAGGACCATCTGCTCGAGCAAAGCACACTCACTTTGACCTTAGTGGCGCCGCATTTGGCCATTTGGCTATCCCCGGCCATTCCGGCATCATCCGCAACCGCGGCCTCATCTCCCTCCTCTATCGCCG GACGGCATGCAAATACAGAGAGAAGAACATAGCATTCCATGTGAACGCAGGATCAACAGCTTATTGGTTATCTCTTCTCATTGAGTATGAAGACGGAGAAGGTGACATTGGCTCTATGCACATTCGTCAA GCGGGGTCGAAGGAGTGGATAGCAATGAAGCACATATGGGGAGCAAACTGGTGCATCGTCGGAGGACCACTAAAGGGACCACTCTCCGTTAAGCTCACCACTTTGTCAAACAACAAAACGCTCTCCGCAGCTGACGTCATCCCCAAAAAATGGGTTCCCAAAGCTACTTACACCTCCCGCCTCAACTTCTCCCCTGTCCTCTAA
- the LOC106306292 gene encoding uncharacterized protein LOC106306292 isoform X1, protein MILSLTPVVASSSLRPYSVFHPLSSSTTCRRLRSIPFPSLRCSCLSSKPTPHGFSVLASEIPWEDKNVWTTFALYMFCLHIPLSFGGLSILARTLHTPLLHPQTQVLSLVLLQLLELSLTLFLLRTTAKPQFKSFNFLKGTNNNVSTQGRNWVVGSALGFGTLVAFIFLTSLVAHQLFPSQDVHNSELDKIIESGEVSRIGCFVLYCVVAPILEEIVYRRFLLSSLASRMELRKALVISSGVFAASHFSGEDFVQLFGIGCVLGGCYSWSGNLASSVVVHSLYNALTLLLALPS, encoded by the exons ATGATTCTATCCCTCACGCCGGTGGTGGCTAGTTCTTCCCTCCGACCATATTCAGTGTTTCACCCTCTCTCCTCCTCTACCACTTGTCGTCGGTTGCGATCCATCCCTTTCCCATCTCTCAGATGCTCTTGTCTCAGTAGCAAACCCACTCCCCAT GGGTTCTCGGTTTTGGCATCAGAGATTCCGTGGGAAGACAAGAACGTATGGACCACGTTCGCTCTTTACATGTTTTGCCTCCATATTCCTCTCAGTTTTGGTGGTTTATCCATCCTTGCTCGCACCCTGCACACCCCTCTTCTCCATCCTCAGACCCAA GTGCTATCACTTGTGCTTCTCCAGTTGCTCGAACTTTCACTCACCCTCTTCCTTCTGAGGACCACCGCCAAGCCTCAATTCAAATCATTCAACTTTCTTAAGGGTACTAACAACAATGTCTCAACCCAAGGGAGAAACTGGGTGGTTGGTTCAGCTTTGGGTTTTGGAACTCTTGTTGCTTTTATCTTCCTCACTTCACTTGTAGCTCATCAACTCTTTCCTTCTCAG GATGTGCACAACTCTGAATTGGATAAGATTATTGAAAGCGGGGAGGTGTCGAGAATTGGGTGTTTTGTTCTCTACTGCGTCGTAGCTCCCATACTTGAGGAGATTGTGTACAGACGATTTCTACTGAGCTCCTTAGCGTCCAGAATGGAATTGAGGAAGGCCCTTGTGATCAGCTCAGGAGTATTTGCAGCATCTCACTTCTCTGGGGAGGATTTTGTGCAGCTGTTTGGGATAGGGTGCGTTCTCGGGGGATGTTACAGCTGGTCAGGGAACTTGGCCTCGTCCGTGGTCGTCCACTCCTTGTACAATGCCTTGACACTCCTCCTTGCGCTGCCTTCTTAG
- the LOC106306293 gene encoding tetraspanin-19 isoform X2 encodes MGRMVRSCLQSMLKLVNSLLGMVGVAVILYAVWLIRQWQQQTGSLPFSHPLPWFIYAFLCLGALLCLVTCAGHIAAETINGCCLYFYMGFIVLLIMVEGAVIADTFLNPDWKQLSFRTFQRIQLVPSTVSPSSSSPTIRFADGLVSPLSLSRVHQFYWPCCSKLLGLTGIMTVTMSMM; translated from the exons ATGGGGAGGATGGTGAGAAGCTGCTTACAGTCGATGCTGAAGCTGGTGAATTCCCTTCTTGGGATGGTTGGGGTCGCCGTGATCCTCTACGCTGTTTGGCTCATCAGGCAATGGCAACAACAAACTGGATCTCTCCCTTTCTCTCACCCTCTTCCTTG GTTCATTTATGCTTTTCTTTGTCTCGGGGCTCTTCTCTGTCTTGTCACTTGCGCTGGCCACATCGCTGCTGAAACCATTAATGGTTGCTGTCTTTATTTT TATATGGGATTCATCGTCTTGCTTATTATGGTTGAAGGTGCTGTCATCGCCGATACCTTTCTAAACCCTGACTGGAAACAG CTTTCTTTCAGGACTTTCCAGAGGATCCAACTGGTGCCTTCTACCGTTTCTCCAAGTTCGTCGAGTCCAACTATAAGATTTGCAGATGGATTGGTCTCTCCATTGTCTCTGTCCAG GGTGCATCAGTTCTATTGGCCATGTTGCTCAAAGCTCTTGGGCCTCACCGGCATTATGACAGTGACGATGAGTATGATGTGA
- the LOC106306293 gene encoding tetraspanin-19 isoform X1, translating into MGRMVRSCLQSMLKLVNSLLGMVGVAVILYAVWLIRQWQQQTGSLPFSHPLPWFIYAFLCLGALLCLVTCAGHIAAETINGCCLYFYMGFIVLLIMVEGAVIADTFLNPDWKQDFPEDPTGAFYRFSKFVESNYKICRWIGLSIVSVQGASVLLAMLLKALGPHRHYDSDDEYDVSTVALLRDARQPHPYVVGEPYYGPKPDSWTVRINERANR; encoded by the exons ATGGGGAGGATGGTGAGAAGCTGCTTACAGTCGATGCTGAAGCTGGTGAATTCCCTTCTTGGGATGGTTGGGGTCGCCGTGATCCTCTACGCTGTTTGGCTCATCAGGCAATGGCAACAACAAACTGGATCTCTCCCTTTCTCTCACCCTCTTCCTTG GTTCATTTATGCTTTTCTTTGTCTCGGGGCTCTTCTCTGTCTTGTCACTTGCGCTGGCCACATCGCTGCTGAAACCATTAATGGTTGCTGTCTTTATTTT TATATGGGATTCATCGTCTTGCTTATTATGGTTGAAGGTGCTGTCATCGCCGATACCTTTCTAAACCCTGACTGGAAACAG GACTTTCCAGAGGATCCAACTGGTGCCTTCTACCGTTTCTCCAAGTTCGTCGAGTCCAACTATAAGATTTGCAGATGGATTGGTCTCTCCATTGTCTCTGTCCAG GGTGCATCAGTTCTATTGGCCATGTTGCTCAAAGCTCTTGGGCCTCACCGGCATTATGACAGTGACGATGAGTATGATGTGAGCACAGTTGCACTCCTCCGGGATGCTCGCCAGCCTCATCCATACGTTGTTGGAGAACCTTATTATGGACCCAAACCGGATTCGTGGACTGTTAGGATTAATGAAAGAGCCAACCGGTAA
- the LOC106301574 gene encoding lanC-like protein GCL2 isoform X1, translated as MGLSLCEQMCWCRNFVFNYHFTEEIIKEGRSMAKNGNSPLMFQWYGQRYWGAAHGLAGIMHVLMDVQLKPDVAEDVRGTLKYIINNRFPNGNYPASEEDRRRDFLVHWCHGAPGTLVKAAEVFGEREFLEAGEAAAEVVWNRGLLKQVGICHGISGNAYVSLSLYRATGRNEYLHQAKAFASFLLDRGHKLLSKGEMHGGDSPYSLFEGVGGMSYLFLDMVDPSQARFPGYEL; from the exons ATGGGCTTGTCTCTTTGTGAACAAATGTGTTGGTGCAGAAACTTTGTCTTCAACTACCATT TTACTGAGGAGATTATCAAGGAAGGTAGATCAATGGCTAAGAATGGAAACTCGCCCCTTATGTTTCAATGGTATGGCCAAAGGTACTGGGGCGCAGCACATGGGCTTGCTGGTATCATGCATGTCTTGATGGATGTTCAGCTGAAGCCAGACGTGGCAGAGGATGTGCGGGGAACCCTTAAGTATATCATCAACAATCGGTTTCCAAATGGAAACTACCCTGCTAGTGAAGAGGATAGGAGAAGAGATTTTCTTGTGCATTGGTGTCATGGAGCTCCCGGGACGCTTGTGAAGGCAGCTGAG GTTTTTGGGGAGAGAGAGTTTCTGGAGGCTGGTGAAGCTGCAGCAGAGGTGGTTTGGAACCGTGGATTGCTCAAGCAGGTGGGGATCTGTCATGGGATCAGTGGCAATGCATATGTTTCTCTCTCCCTTTACAGAGCTACTGGACGGAACGAGTATCTGCACCAGGCAAAAGCCTTCGCCAGCTTTCTGCTTGACAGAGGCCACAAGCTACTCTCAAAAGGAGAAATGCACGGAGGTGATAGTCCTTATTCCTTGTTTGAAGGCGTTGGAGGGATGTCCTATCTCTTCCTTGACATGGTCGACCCGTCGCAGGCCAGGTTCCCAGGTTACGAGCTTTGA
- the LOC106301574 gene encoding lanC-like protein GCL2 isoform X2 — MAKNGNSPLMFQWYGQRYWGAAHGLAGIMHVLMDVQLKPDVAEDVRGTLKYIINNRFPNGNYPASEEDRRRDFLVHWCHGAPGTLVKAAEVFGEREFLEAGEAAAEVVWNRGLLKQVGICHGISGNAYVSLSLYRATGRNEYLHQAKAFASFLLDRGHKLLSKGEMHGGDSPYSLFEGVGGMSYLFLDMVDPSQARFPGYEL, encoded by the exons ATGGCTAAGAATGGAAACTCGCCCCTTATGTTTCAATGGTATGGCCAAAGGTACTGGGGCGCAGCACATGGGCTTGCTGGTATCATGCATGTCTTGATGGATGTTCAGCTGAAGCCAGACGTGGCAGAGGATGTGCGGGGAACCCTTAAGTATATCATCAACAATCGGTTTCCAAATGGAAACTACCCTGCTAGTGAAGAGGATAGGAGAAGAGATTTTCTTGTGCATTGGTGTCATGGAGCTCCCGGGACGCTTGTGAAGGCAGCTGAG GTTTTTGGGGAGAGAGAGTTTCTGGAGGCTGGTGAAGCTGCAGCAGAGGTGGTTTGGAACCGTGGATTGCTCAAGCAGGTGGGGATCTGTCATGGGATCAGTGGCAATGCATATGTTTCTCTCTCCCTTTACAGAGCTACTGGACGGAACGAGTATCTGCACCAGGCAAAAGCCTTCGCCAGCTTTCTGCTTGACAGAGGCCACAAGCTACTCTCAAAAGGAGAAATGCACGGAGGTGATAGTCCTTATTCCTTGTTTGAAGGCGTTGGAGGGATGTCCTATCTCTTCCTTGACATGGTCGACCCGTCGCAGGCCAGGTTCCCAGGTTACGAGCTTTGA